The Ignavibacteriota bacterium genome contains a region encoding:
- a CDS encoding sigma-54-dependent Fis family transcriptional regulator, protein MNKRLVYIVEDDPTLRRLLERVVTENWGFEAQTYPDGISFLENLHEMPDIVLLDIMMPGKSGVEVLAEVKVQYPELPIIMISAQENVGVALETLKRGASDYICKPIDMPRLEASIKNAIQTHDLTREVSRLRQTIEKVLHFDNIISSDGKMQDVFKFVHKVKDTTVSVLIQGESGTGKELIARAIHFNGNRKNKPFVVVNCASIPKDLLESELFGHERGAFTGAVNRKLGKFELADNGTLFLDEIGELDMSLQAKLLRVLQMKEFERVGGTAVLKSDVRVISATNKDLHEAVQQKEFREDLYFRLASFPIFLPALRERRSDILVLAEHFLKRAVKEHGKNELTYSRDALKLMYDYPWPGNVRELEHAIERAVILADNELITEKELPMAVQALAQSEYQQTRSGTLFGDGKMIVPFEKIKEEAIRHALKITDGNLVEASRKLKLGRATLYRLVKRYNIEV, encoded by the coding sequence ATGAATAAACGATTAGTCTATATTGTTGAAGATGACCCGACTCTTCGTCGTCTTTTAGAAAGAGTTGTGACGGAAAACTGGGGTTTTGAAGCGCAGACGTATCCTGATGGAATCTCTTTCTTGGAGAATCTCCATGAAATGCCGGATATAGTTTTGTTAGATATTATGATGCCAGGAAAAAGCGGGGTTGAAGTTCTCGCCGAAGTGAAGGTACAATATCCTGAACTTCCGATAATTATGATTTCTGCACAGGAGAATGTTGGTGTTGCACTCGAAACATTAAAGCGCGGCGCGAGCGATTACATTTGTAAACCGATTGACATGCCGCGTCTTGAAGCATCTATCAAGAATGCAATTCAGACACACGACCTGACGCGCGAAGTTTCTCGTCTCCGTCAAACAATTGAAAAAGTTTTGCATTTTGATAACATTATTTCCAGCGATGGAAAGATGCAAGATGTTTTCAAATTTGTTCACAAAGTAAAAGACACGACGGTCTCTGTACTCATTCAGGGAGAAAGCGGCACAGGGAAAGAACTTATTGCCAGAGCGATTCACTTCAACGGTAACAGAAAAAATAAACCGTTTGTCGTTGTCAACTGTGCTTCTATTCCGAAAGATTTATTGGAGAGCGAATTGTTCGGTCATGAACGGGGCGCGTTCACCGGTGCAGTAAATAGAAAACTTGGAAAGTTTGAATTAGCAGATAATGGCACTCTTTTCCTCGATGAGATTGGTGAACTGGATATGAGTTTGCAAGCAAAATTATTGCGCGTACTTCAAATGAAAGAATTTGAACGCGTAGGAGGAACGGCTGTCTTGAAATCCGATGTGCGGGTTATTTCTGCAACGAACAAGGATTTGCATGAGGCAGTTCAGCAAAAAGAATTTCGCGAGGATTTATATTTCAGGTTGGCTTCATTCCCGATTTTTTTACCGGCGTTGCGGGAGCGGCGTTCAGACATTCTTGTACTTGCAGAACATTTTCTCAAGCGAGCGGTCAAAGAACATGGAAAAAATGAACTGACATATTCGAGGGATGCCTTGAAACTGATGTATGATTATCCATGGCCCGGAAATGTTCGCGAACTTGAACATGCGATTGAACGTGCGGTTATTTTGGCTGATAATGAACTTATTACTGAAAAGGAATTGCCCATGGCAGTGCAGGCTCTCGCGCAAAGTGAATATCAGCAAACGAGAAGCGGTACGTTATTCGGTGATGGGAAAATGATTGTTCCGTTTGAAAAAATCAAGGAGGAAGCAATTCGTCATGCCTTGAAAATTACCGATGGGAATTTGGTTGAAGCATCCCGAAAATTAAAATTAGGTCGTGCAACACTCTATCGTTTAGTGAAACGATATAATATCGAAGTATGA
- a CDS encoding OmpA family protein, with amino-acid sequence MTKYFTLLSVFFLLTTIPLIAQIEKSGLSAGLDYGGIYGSTEFEEELRFQGRTFLRYGLSPQFHLELGGGMGRISGSEFSTFLMPIDARLLVHPLDFERWYPYAYAGYGTTRYVVDEVPNNADKNRKTDGWAGNLPFGVGLVYYITDNVAFDANVGYNLTSTDNFDVTETDSKNDNYLGFLLGLMTTIESGSADADGDGLTNDQEKELGTDKRNPDTDGDGLKDGEEVNNYQTDPKKADTDNDILSDADEAKKYSTNPNKADSDEDGLNDADEISKHNTEPTKADTDGDGLNDGDELNKHKTNPKKADSDADGLSDNDELSKHNTNPLVADSDNGTVNDGTEVGRGTNPLEAKDDIPKETIKIEKGQNLVLEGIIFQTASADISPESEKALEKAYNTFMENPELEVEIQGHTDNVGSRTKNMKLSEERAESVKAYLVNKGISANRITTKGFGSKNPIADNKTDEGRQKNRRIEFFRTK; translated from the coding sequence ATGACTAAATATTTTACTCTTCTTTCAGTATTTTTTTTATTAACGACTATTCCACTCATCGCCCAAATTGAGAAATCGGGATTGAGCGCCGGACTTGATTACGGTGGAATTTATGGCTCCACAGAATTTGAGGAGGAGTTACGATTCCAAGGAAGAACATTCCTCCGCTACGGACTATCCCCGCAATTTCATCTTGAACTTGGCGGCGGGATGGGAAGAATCTCCGGCAGTGAATTCAGCACATTTCTCATGCCGATTGATGCCCGACTCCTTGTTCACCCGCTTGATTTTGAACGTTGGTATCCGTATGCATATGCAGGGTATGGAACAACTCGATACGTAGTTGATGAAGTTCCGAACAATGCTGATAAAAACAGAAAAACCGATGGGTGGGCAGGCAACTTACCATTCGGTGTAGGGTTGGTTTATTACATCACGGATAACGTAGCGTTCGATGCGAACGTCGGATATAATTTAACTTCAACAGACAATTTCGATGTAACGGAAACAGATTCTAAAAACGATAACTACCTTGGCTTTCTCCTCGGTTTGATGACTACAATTGAAAGCGGTTCTGCAGACGCAGATGGCGACGGTTTAACGAACGACCAGGAAAAAGAATTAGGTACAGACAAAAGAAATCCCGACACCGATGGTGATGGTTTGAAAGACGGTGAAGAAGTCAATAACTATCAGACAGACCCGAAGAAAGCAGATACGGATAACGATATTTTATCTGATGCGGACGAAGCGAAGAAGTATTCCACCAATCCGAACAAAGCGGATTCGGATGAAGATGGATTAAACGATGCTGATGAAATTTCAAAACACAATACCGAACCGACAAAAGCAGATACCGATGGGGATGGATTGAATGATGGTGACGAACTCAACAAACATAAAACAAATCCGAAAAAAGCCGATAGCGATGCTGACGGACTTTCAGATAACGATGAATTATCGAAGCATAACACAAATCCGCTCGTCGCTGATTCGGACAACGGAACTGTGAACGACGGTACGGAAGTAGGACGAGGAACGAATCCGTTGGAGGCAAAGGATGATATTCCAAAAGAGACCATCAAAATTGAAAAAGGACAAAACCTCGTGTTAGAAGGAATAATTTTCCAAACAGCGAGCGCTGATATTTCCCCTGAGTCTGAAAAAGCACTGGAGAAAGCGTACAACACATTCATGGAAAATCCTGAACTCGAAGTTGAAATCCAGGGACACACAGATAATGTCGGAAGCAGAACCAAGAACATGAAACTTTCCGAAGAACGCGCGGAATCTGTAAAGGCATACTTGGTCAACAAAGGAATTTCGGCAAACCGCATTACAACAAAAGGATTCGGTTCAAAGAATCCAATAGCAGACAACAAAACGGATGAAGGTCGGCAGAAAAATCGCCGCATAGAATTCTTCCGCACAAAATAA
- a CDS encoding response regulator, protein MPISSYAVLIVEDEPTFRRFLEFQLRNSERFHFEIMFAASAEAGLALLEEHTFDFILLDYFLPGMNGEMFLKQLDRKKITSGIICISENKEYKIAVDLLKAGADDYISKSDLLSPYMLEKTIVSVSQKKEFRLKNSELEISAQRLDAIQTIIHTIDHELNNPLAIIKLCSDIINSSHPLRTDDYKDLTQRILTSMERVTQVIHKLNRFDAEAVNNNIMGPKIYALPEVA, encoded by the coding sequence ATGCCAATATCATCATACGCGGTCCTTATTGTTGAAGATGAACCAACGTTTCGACGGTTCTTAGAATTTCAACTTCGAAATTCAGAACGATTTCATTTCGAAATCATGTTTGCCGCTTCGGCTGAAGCAGGTCTTGCTCTGCTTGAAGAGCATACGTTTGATTTTATTTTGCTTGATTATTTCCTCCCCGGCATGAACGGTGAAATGTTTCTCAAACAATTAGACAGAAAAAAAATCACATCCGGCATCATCTGTATTTCTGAAAACAAGGAATACAAGATTGCCGTTGATTTATTGAAAGCCGGAGCCGATGATTACATCTCTAAATCGGATTTGTTATCACCGTATATGTTGGAAAAAACCATTGTTTCGGTCTCTCAGAAAAAAGAGTTTCGTTTAAAAAATTCGGAACTTGAAATAAGCGCACAACGACTTGATGCAATTCAAACAATCATTCACACGATTGACCACGAATTAAATAATCCGTTGGCTATCATCAAACTTTGCTCTGACATCATTAACTCATCGCATCCACTTCGAACGGATGATTATAAAGATTTAACTCAACGTATTCTTACAAGTATGGAACGCGTGACACAGGTTATTCATAAACTAAATCGATTCGATGCAGAAGCAGTGAACAACAATATTATGGGACCAAAAATCTACGCGTTACCTGAAGTCGCTTAG
- a CDS encoding MscL family protein has translation MHMLKEFIDFLKQYGVVGLAIAVIIGGKLNSLITSTVDGLLMPFVTFFIPGGAWRTATLDIGPFHFLLGPFFGALIDFVIVAFMVFYFAKKVLREEKVGKK, from the coding sequence ATTCACATGCTCAAAGAATTTATTGATTTTTTAAAACAGTACGGCGTTGTCGGTCTTGCAATTGCAGTTATTATCGGTGGCAAACTGAACTCCTTAATTACATCAACAGTTGACGGACTCCTGATGCCGTTTGTGACCTTCTTTATTCCCGGCGGTGCATGGAGAACCGCCACGCTTGATATTGGTCCATTCCATTTTCTCCTCGGTCCTTTTTTCGGCGCTTTGATTGATTTTGTTATCGTCGCGTTCATGGTGTTTTACTTTGCGAAGAAGGTTCTGCGGGAAGAGAAAGTCGGCAAGAAGTAA
- a CDS encoding DUF3078 domain-containing protein — protein sequence MKVISLFFFLFLTTIVVAQTDSVQTTKWKHSLVSGLNLTQVALTDWAQGGENALAWTIVIDGKSSREGDEIVWANTYKLAFGQTRLGSQGIRKTEDKIDFESIVTYKLGTFINPYGATTVKSQFAPGYIYDNMGSDSLVSQFFDPGYLTQSFGVGYQPITELKTRFGVALREIITSNYNQYSDDPTTTTEIEKTRIEGGLELVTDISWQLEENLLFTSKIEFFSPLKSFDETVLRADNSITAKVSKYISANLNLQLLNDKKVSPRTQFKETIALGLSYTFF from the coding sequence ATGAAGGTTATCTCATTATTTTTTTTCTTATTTCTCACAACTATCGTTGTCGCACAAACAGATAGTGTTCAAACAACAAAATGGAAACACAGTCTCGTTTCGGGTTTGAATTTGACGCAAGTAGCGCTCACGGATTGGGCTCAAGGCGGGGAAAACGCTCTCGCGTGGACTATAGTTATTGATGGAAAATCTTCCCGTGAAGGAGATGAAATTGTTTGGGCAAACACCTATAAATTAGCGTTCGGCCAAACAAGACTTGGGTCTCAGGGCATTCGAAAAACAGAAGATAAAATTGATTTCGAATCCATCGTTACGTATAAACTTGGAACGTTTATTAATCCCTATGGCGCGACAACGGTAAAATCACAATTCGCTCCCGGGTATATCTACGATAACATGGGAAGTGATTCGTTAGTCTCTCAATTTTTCGACCCCGGCTACCTAACGCAAAGTTTTGGCGTTGGTTACCAACCTATCACCGAACTCAAAACTCGATTTGGTGTAGCGCTCAGAGAAATTATTACATCAAATTACAATCAATACTCTGACGATCCGACAACAACAACCGAGATTGAAAAAACTCGAATTGAGGGTGGACTTGAATTGGTTACGGATATTTCATGGCAATTAGAAGAGAATCTTCTTTTCACTTCAAAGATAGAATTCTTCTCCCCCTTGAAATCGTTCGATGAAACTGTCTTACGAGCGGATAATTCTATTACCGCAAAGGTAAGTAAATACATAAGTGCGAACCTCAATCTTCAACTGCTCAACGACAAGAAAGTCTCGCCACGCACACAATTCAAAGAAACGATTGCTCTGGGTTTAAGTTACACATTTTTCTAA
- a CDS encoding choice-of-anchor D domain-containing protein, with protein MQRKILFNLIATLFLVFTFVHAQAWKEKPGTNERNLYSLQQAFNQYWEGKDTKAKGKGWKQFKRWEWFWQQRVDENGDLPASDILYQRMKEYSAQYSSQDVNAAGWTLIGPSVVPSSGGGAGRVNCVAVNPSNTNMIFAGSASGGLWKSTNGGTTWTSNTDALASLGVTAIVFDPNDSNIMYMATGDADAGDTYSIGVLKSVDGGTTWSTTGLNYSTSSTATIRALVAHPTNSNILLATTNSGIYRTTNAGTNWSLVSSGTSRDLEVNKTDPTVWYATKNNSGVYKSIDGGATFSLLSGVGLPASPPGRIGIAVAASSPSTVYALYVNATDGFYGLYKTTNAGASWSLQSNTPNILSWDGTGSDGQGWYDLVLDVDPTNAAVVYVGGVNMYKSTTSGTSWTKITHWYSGAGYPYIHADQHGMTFHPTNNATLFVGNDGGVFKSTNSGSSWSDISSGLAITQFYRLGVSQTNVNRIFGGTQDNGTNRVLNGAWEQILGGDGMESLIDYSDENIGYAELYYGDIYRTTNGGNSFSYISGGLGESGGWVTPYIINPINPKSIYVGTTKVYKSTNRGTNWAAISGALSGGTLASIAIAKSDTNTIYAGDYSWIYRTTNGGSSWTNITSGLPSASKTYIAVHPNNKDIAFVTISGYGSSKVYKTTNGGSSWTSISSGLPSIPTNCIVIHPTSTDNMFVGTDVGVYSTTNGGTSWSPFSLGLPNVVVNELEFHTASNKLRAATYGRGFWETSMGSGTGSIYGTAFFDANNNGTNDAGDVALSNWTINLTGDSTATATTDASGNYVFANIKDGQFTVTVEQQPGWTLKTPVSGNYQLTITDGTTHGGKNFVNYIPGIYENFDGALFPPSGWTARTVLGDSGWRKTSVTPRSGSVAAFNRYQTAGLTGRKMLISKKFSLGYVGTKEVRFYVRREFIQDRQPDTLYIKLSQTDSISTSFTNTLYACYSGDTTLGDPNVYSTTYKQFVVSLNDYTGPSFLAFEHQDNNGQSLYLDDIMINVGSVDPVFSATPDSLAFGLVNVNTTKRDSITVTNLGSSTMSITSVSSSNNQFLVTPLNGSIASLSSKKFYITFYPTTGGAKTGNIIFTSNSISVKDTIRVDGTGALPQFSIDSSTSSFGNVTVGHTAYDTLTVTNTGTATLNITNVSTSNVRFLISPTTATLAPSASQLFIVAFTPTSTGAQSSSIYFASNSPGSQHLVTASGTGVSPGFNASPSSLSFSKLLVSESAIDSVTVSNFGDAELSISSVISNDGQFTVEPASGVIASSGSLVFTITFTPTSIGLTNTALIFTHDAITSPDTVFLSGRGADTVKFRTFSVDTALAAKANKIKVLAGKPAVLPNVANWRDSVVYRYDKRKGVYLGLPQTGSAAMRYGWMRFGRGTDVGKFYKTIHTNIAYNAPFDTVRKEGSSKKKRFIRELRPTSEAYTNPLAQAFAVFKLNLYSSKLGITPKGLDSLVYVSEGSEWDGMTLTQIANRVDSVLTKYLEVPLPGGTYATAGIAELEELRSLLNEVNDAFYSPIAFINGDSVVTGQGLRFAGMIGLETIPFLDKSYAASMEALNSFTEMSFEPTSFELYQNYPNPFNPTTNFGFRISDFGLVTLKVFNLLGQEVATLLSQAAMDAGEYEIEFDASSLSSGVYFYQLRAESMERTETFFETKKLLLLR; from the coding sequence ATGCAGCGTAAAATATTATTCAACCTTATAGCCACCCTTTTTCTCGTTTTCACATTTGTCCATGCACAGGCATGGAAAGAAAAACCGGGAACGAACGAACGGAATCTTTATTCACTTCAACAAGCATTCAATCAATACTGGGAAGGAAAAGATACCAAAGCAAAAGGAAAAGGCTGGAAACAGTTCAAACGGTGGGAGTGGTTCTGGCAACAACGTGTTGACGAAAACGGTGATTTACCCGCCTCCGATATTCTTTATCAAAGAATGAAGGAGTATAGTGCTCAATATTCATCACAAGATGTGAACGCGGCTGGATGGACACTTATCGGTCCATCGGTAGTTCCATCGAGCGGCGGTGGCGCGGGACGCGTGAATTGCGTCGCCGTAAATCCGTCAAACACGAATATGATATTTGCCGGTTCTGCCTCCGGTGGATTGTGGAAATCAACAAACGGCGGCACAACGTGGACATCAAACACTGATGCACTCGCTTCGCTTGGCGTCACGGCTATCGTGTTCGACCCGAACGATTCGAACATTATGTATATGGCAACCGGCGATGCGGATGCGGGTGATACGTACAGCATCGGTGTGTTGAAATCGGTTGATGGTGGAACTACATGGTCAACGACAGGATTGAATTACTCGACATCATCAACAGCAACAATTCGGGCTCTCGTTGCTCATCCAACCAATTCAAACATTTTACTTGCAACAACGAACAGTGGAATCTACAGGACAACGAATGCTGGTACGAACTGGTCGTTGGTTTCATCGGGAACCTCTCGTGACCTTGAAGTGAATAAAACTGACCCGACAGTTTGGTATGCAACGAAAAACAATTCCGGTGTTTACAAATCAATAGATGGCGGCGCAACTTTTTCTCTGTTATCCGGCGTCGGGTTGCCTGCAAGTCCTCCCGGAAGAATCGGGATTGCCGTTGCGGCTTCTTCTCCTTCAACAGTGTATGCTTTGTATGTGAATGCAACAGATGGATTTTATGGTTTGTATAAGACAACAAACGCGGGTGCAAGTTGGTCGTTACAATCAAACACGCCGAATATCCTTTCGTGGGACGGAACAGGAAGCGACGGACAGGGCTGGTATGATTTAGTGCTTGATGTTGACCCGACAAATGCGGCAGTGGTGTATGTTGGTGGCGTGAACATGTATAAATCAACAACGAGTGGAACTTCGTGGACAAAAATTACACATTGGTATTCCGGCGCAGGGTATCCGTATATACATGCAGACCAACACGGGATGACATTTCACCCGACCAACAATGCAACATTGTTTGTCGGCAACGATGGCGGCGTGTTCAAATCAACGAACAGCGGTTCATCATGGAGCGATATCAGTAGTGGACTTGCCATCACACAATTTTATCGTCTCGGCGTTTCACAAACAAACGTGAACAGAATTTTCGGTGGTACACAAGATAACGGAACAAATCGTGTGCTAAACGGCGCGTGGGAACAAATTCTCGGCGGCGATGGAATGGAATCTCTGATTGATTACTCCGACGAGAATATCGGTTACGCAGAATTGTACTACGGAGATATTTACCGGACGACAAACGGAGGTAATTCCTTTTCATATATTTCAGGCGGGCTTGGAGAAAGCGGTGGTTGGGTTACTCCGTACATTATCAATCCTATCAACCCGAAATCAATTTATGTCGGAACGACGAAAGTATATAAATCAACTAATCGCGGAACCAACTGGGCCGCTATCAGCGGAGCATTAAGCGGAGGAACACTTGCCTCAATAGCTATTGCAAAGTCCGATACGAACACCATCTACGCCGGAGATTATTCATGGATTTACCGAACAACGAACGGTGGAAGTTCGTGGACAAATATTACGAGTGGACTCCCATCCGCATCAAAAACATATATCGCTGTTCACCCCAATAATAAAGATATTGCGTTTGTTACAATCTCCGGTTATGGAAGTTCGAAAGTCTATAAAACAACCAACGGAGGAAGTTCATGGACAAGTATCTCTTCCGGATTGCCGAGCATTCCTACAAATTGCATCGTGATTCATCCGACATCTACTGATAATATGTTTGTCGGAACAGATGTGGGCGTCTATAGCACAACGAACGGCGGGACTTCATGGTCACCCTTCTCACTCGGTTTGCCGAATGTTGTAGTGAACGAATTGGAATTCCATACTGCTTCGAACAAACTCCGTGCAGCAACATACGGAAGAGGTTTTTGGGAAACCTCGATGGGTTCGGGAACGGGTAGCATTTACGGCACTGCCTTCTTCGATGCAAACAATAACGGAACAAATGACGCGGGCGATGTTGCACTGAGCAATTGGACAATCAATCTCACCGGCGACAGTACAGCAACTGCAACAACCGATGCCAGCGGGAACTATGTTTTCGCAAACATCAAAGACGGGCAATTCACTGTTACAGTCGAACAACAGCCGGGATGGACATTAAAGACTCCGGTAAGCGGAAATTATCAGTTAACCATCACGGACGGAACAACGCACGGCGGGAAAAATTTCGTGAATTACATTCCGGGAATTTATGAAAACTTCGACGGCGCATTATTTCCACCATCAGGTTGGACAGCGCGAACCGTTCTCGGCGATTCGGGATGGAGAAAAACATCGGTAACTCCGAGAAGCGGAAGCGTTGCTGCGTTCAACCGGTATCAAACCGCCGGATTAACCGGAAGAAAAATGCTCATCTCGAAAAAGTTTTCGCTCGGTTATGTCGGGACGAAAGAAGTGCGTTTTTATGTACGACGCGAATTTATACAGGATAGACAACCCGACACACTCTATATCAAACTTTCTCAGACCGACAGTATCTCTACAAGTTTTACTAATACATTGTACGCATGTTACTCCGGCGATACAACACTCGGCGACCCGAATGTTTATTCGACAACCTACAAGCAGTTTGTTGTTTCGTTGAATGATTACACCGGTCCCTCCTTCCTCGCGTTTGAGCATCAGGATAACAATGGACAATCACTTTATCTTGACGATATAATGATTAATGTCGGCTCGGTTGACCCTGTCTTCTCCGCCACCCCCGATTCGCTGGCGTTTGGATTGGTGAATGTCAACACAACAAAACGGGACAGTATTACTGTAACCAATCTCGGCTCATCAACGATGTCTATTACGTCTGTAAGTTCGAGTAACAATCAATTCCTCGTAACTCCGCTCAATGGTTCTATCGCTTCGTTATCATCGAAGAAATTTTACATCACGTTTTATCCGACCACAGGCGGAGCGAAAACCGGGAATATTATTTTTACCAGTAATTCGATATCGGTCAAAGATACGATTCGCGTTGATGGGACCGGAGCGTTGCCGCAATTCTCAATTGATTCCTCTACGAGTTCGTTCGGCAACGTAACTGTCGGGCATACAGCGTACGATACATTGACGGTGACAAATACCGGGACTGCAACTTTGAACATTACTAATGTTTCAACAAGCAATGTGAGGTTCCTGATTTCACCAACGACTGCGACACTCGCGCCTTCCGCTTCACAACTGTTTATTGTTGCATTCACGCCGACTTCAACCGGCGCTCAGAGTTCAAGCATATACTTCGCTTCCAATTCGCCCGGCTCTCAGCATTTAGTAACAGCAAGCGGGACAGGCGTTTCTCCCGGATTCAATGCCTCTCCCTCAAGTCTCTCATTCAGTAAATTATTAGTGAGTGAATCAGCAATCGACAGTGTCACCGTATCAAATTTCGGTGATGCGGAGTTGAGTATTTCGTCTGTTATTTCGAACGATGGACAATTTACTGTAGAACCGGCAAGCGGTGTCATTGCTTCATCGGGAAGTCTGGTATTCACGATTACGTTTACTCCAACATCCATCGGATTGACCAATACGGCGCTCATCTTCACACACGATGCAATAACTTCTCCCGATACAGTTTTCCTGAGCGGGCGCGGCGCTGACACCGTAAAGTTCCGCACGTTCAGCGTCGATACAGCGCTCGCGGCAAAGGCGAACAAAATAAAAGTGTTGGCAGGCAAACCTGCTGTTCTTCCCAATGTTGCTAATTGGCGCGATTCAGTTGTCTACCGGTACGATAAAAGAAAAGGAGTCTATCTCGGATTACCGCAAACCGGTAGCGCGGCGATGCGGTACGGCTGGATGCGCTTCGGGCGCGGTACGGATGTAGGAAAGTTTTACAAAACGATACACACAAACATCGCGTACAACGCACCGTTCGACACGGTTCGAAAAGAAGGTTCAAGCAAAAAGAAACGGTTTATCCGAGAACTGCGGCCAACATCGGAAGCATACACGAATCCGCTTGCACAGGCATTTGCAGTCTTTAAACTGAATTTGTATTCGAGCAAGTTAGGCATTACCCCGAAAGGATTGGATTCGCTCGTCTATGTTTCAGAAGGAAGTGAATGGGATGGAATGACATTGACACAAATCGCGAATCGTGTTGATTCTGTGTTGACGAAATATCTTGAGGTACCTTTACCCGGCGGAACGTACGCGACAGCAGGAATCGCTGAACTGGAAGAGTTACGTTCACTGCTTAACGAAGTGAACGATGCGTTCTACTCCCCGATTGCTTTCATAAACGGCGACTCGGTCGTAACGGGACAGGGATTACGTTTTGCCGGCATGATCGGTTTGGAGACAATTCCCTTCCTTGATAAATCATACGCCGCTTCGATGGAGGCATTGAATTCATTTACCGAAATGTCGTTCGAGCCAACCTCGTTTGAATTGTACCAGAACTACCCGAATCCGTTCAACCCGACGACGAATTTCGGATTCCGAATTTCGGATTTCGGATTGGTTACATTGAAAGTGTTTAATCTTCTCGGACAAGAAGTCGCTACGCTATTGAGCCAAGCCGCGATGGATGCAGGCGAGTATGAAATTGAGTTCGATGCATCATCGCTTTCGAGCGGAGTGTATTTCTATCAACTGCGTGCAGAAAGCATGGAAAGAACGGAGACGTTCTTTGAAACAAAGAAACTTCTTCTGCTTCGGTAA